A genomic segment from Yimella sp. cx-51 encodes:
- a CDS encoding SDR family oxidoreductase, with the protein MSWWPTRAGIAQTKALLEVSPQEYDRVHAINGRGVFLCYTEAARQMIEQGSGGKIIGAASIAAHKGFPLLGVYCSSKFAVRALTQAAAQEWAEHRITVNAYCPGIVDTTMWEEIDRDLGAINQVGKGESMKAMAEGIALGRVSVGSDVAGLVSYLAGPDSDYMTGQSVLIDGGMVFN; encoded by the coding sequence ATGTCATGGTGGCCAACGCGGGCGGGGATCGCACAGACCAAGGCGCTGCTGGAGGTCTCGCCGCAGGAGTACGACCGAGTGCACGCGATCAACGGACGCGGCGTCTTCCTCTGCTACACCGAAGCTGCTCGCCAGATGATCGAGCAGGGCAGCGGCGGCAAGATCATCGGCGCCGCTTCGATCGCTGCGCACAAGGGCTTCCCGCTGCTGGGCGTCTACTGCTCGTCGAAGTTCGCAGTGCGTGCGCTCACCCAGGCCGCGGCCCAGGAATGGGCGGAGCACCGCATCACGGTGAACGCCTACTGTCCGGGGATCGTCGACACCACCATGTGGGAGGAGATCGACCGCGACTTGGGCGCCATCAACCAGGTGGGCAAGGGGGAGTCGATGAAGGCCATGGCCGAAGGCATCGCGCTCGGGCGGGTGTCGGTCGGTTCCGACGTCGCAGGGCTCGTCTCTTACCTCGCTGGGCCGGACTCCGACTACATGACCGGTCAGTCGGTGCTCATCGACGGCGGAATGGTCTTCAACTGA
- the mmsB gene encoding multiple monosaccharide ABC transporter permease, protein MTETPVPAGSADSSGVGLNEELLTPGKEPGDGASAADRVKKGNLREYGILGALVAIILLFEVLTDGKLLQPDNVSSLIQQNAYVMILAIGMVMVIVAGHIDLSVGSVVAFIGGVMAIAMMEWNLPWVLAVLFGIGLGALIGAWQGFWVAYIGVPAFIVTLAGMLIFRGLTIVIIGQTIGGLPDGFQQISNGGILGWLGYAGELDVFTLVLGLLAVAGFIISQLRTRATLHKHELMVEPFGAFVAKMVIISAMLLFFTWVLARSAIGTPYVLIIVGALIAAYTFLMGRTIFGRHIYAIGGNVHAAVLSGVNVKKVNFWIFVNMGVLAAVAAAVTTSRAGAGVAAAGTNYELDAIAACFIGGTAVTGGVGKVSGAIIGALIMGVLNMGLSIMAVDPAWQQAIKGLVLLAAVAFDLINKRRAAS, encoded by the coding sequence ATGACCGAGACCCCTGTACCGGCCGGATCAGCTGACTCCTCCGGCGTCGGCCTCAACGAAGAACTGCTCACCCCGGGCAAGGAGCCCGGCGACGGCGCATCTGCTGCCGACCGGGTCAAGAAGGGCAACCTGCGCGAGTACGGCATCCTCGGCGCGCTCGTTGCGATCATCCTGCTGTTCGAGGTGCTCACCGACGGCAAGCTGCTGCAGCCCGACAACGTGTCGAGCCTCATCCAGCAGAACGCCTACGTGATGATCCTGGCCATCGGCATGGTGATGGTGATCGTCGCCGGCCACATCGACCTCTCGGTCGGATCGGTGGTCGCCTTCATCGGCGGTGTCATGGCGATCGCCATGATGGAGTGGAACCTGCCCTGGGTGCTGGCCGTGCTGTTCGGCATCGGCCTCGGCGCCCTCATCGGTGCGTGGCAGGGCTTCTGGGTGGCCTACATCGGCGTCCCGGCGTTCATCGTGACGCTGGCCGGCATGCTCATCTTCCGCGGTCTTACGATCGTCATCATCGGCCAGACCATCGGCGGTCTGCCCGACGGCTTCCAGCAGATCTCCAACGGCGGCATTCTGGGCTGGCTGGGTTACGCCGGTGAGCTGGACGTCTTCACCCTCGTGCTCGGTCTGCTCGCCGTGGCCGGCTTCATCATCAGCCAGCTGCGCACCCGCGCAACGCTGCACAAGCACGAGCTGATGGTCGAGCCCTTCGGTGCGTTCGTCGCCAAGATGGTCATCATCTCCGCGATGCTGCTCTTCTTCACCTGGGTGCTCGCGCGCAGTGCGATCGGTACGCCGTACGTGCTGATCATCGTGGGTGCGCTCATCGCGGCGTACACCTTCCTGATGGGACGCACGATCTTCGGTCGTCACATCTACGCGATCGGTGGCAACGTCCACGCCGCCGTGCTCTCCGGTGTGAACGTCAAGAAGGTCAACTTCTGGATCTTCGTCAACATGGGCGTGCTGGCCGCGGTCGCCGCAGCCGTCACCACCTCCCGCGCCGGCGCCGGTGTGGCAGCGGCCGGTACCAACTACGAGCTCGACGCCATCGCGGCCTGCTTCATCGGTGGCACCGCCGTCACCGGTGGTGTCGGCAAGGTGTCGGGCGCGATCATCGGTGCACTCATCATGGGTGTGCTCAACATGGGTCTGTCGATCATGGCGGTCGACCCCGCGTGGCAGCAGGCCATCAAGGGTCTGGTGCTGCTCGCGGCAGTCGCCTTCGACCTCATCAACAAGCGCCGCGCGGCCAGCTGA
- the mmsA gene encoding multiple monosaccharide ABC transporter ATP-binding protein, which produces MELTKDAPTGDTILEMVDITKTFPGVKALSEVTFRVKRGEVHAICGENGAGKSTLMKVLSGVYPHGSYDGEIKFEGKTAQFKGIRDSEAEGIVIIHQELALSPYLSIAENIFLGNERASRGVINWHKTNGEASKLLKRVGLKEGPDTKVVDIGVGKQQLVEIAKALSKDVKLLILDEPTAALNDDDSAHLLGLIRTLREEGITCIIISHKLNEIAAIADSTTIIRDGQTIKTLDMHGAEPVTEEEIIRLMVGRSLDNRYPDHVSNPGSEVLRLENWTVHSPLDPNRVVVDGADIFVRAGEIVGIAGLMGAGRTELAMSVFGKTYGSRISGQIFIDGKPVKINNVTDAIKAGLAYASEDRKRYGLNLIDDIKHNTTAAALRKISRGVGVVNQAGEYKVAEEYRRKLNTKTPTVDAGVGKLSGGNQQKVVLAKWMFTDPKVLILDEPTRGIDVGAKYEIYGHINALADAGKGVLVISSELPELLGICDRIYALSQGRITGEVPRAEATQERLMHYMTMEKEAAR; this is translated from the coding sequence ATGGAGCTGACGAAGGACGCGCCCACCGGCGACACGATCCTGGAGATGGTCGACATCACCAAGACGTTCCCCGGCGTCAAGGCGCTCAGCGAAGTCACCTTCCGCGTGAAGCGCGGTGAGGTGCACGCGATCTGCGGCGAGAACGGCGCAGGCAAGTCGACCTTGATGAAGGTGCTCTCCGGCGTCTACCCGCACGGGTCGTACGACGGCGAGATCAAGTTCGAAGGAAAGACGGCGCAGTTCAAGGGCATTCGCGACAGCGAGGCCGAGGGCATCGTCATCATCCACCAGGAACTGGCGCTGTCTCCCTACCTGTCGATCGCCGAGAACATCTTCCTCGGCAACGAGCGGGCCTCGCGGGGCGTCATCAACTGGCACAAGACCAACGGTGAGGCCTCCAAGCTGCTCAAGCGCGTGGGCCTGAAGGAAGGGCCCGACACCAAGGTCGTCGACATCGGTGTCGGCAAGCAGCAGCTGGTCGAGATCGCCAAGGCGCTCTCCAAGGACGTGAAGCTGCTCATCCTCGACGAGCCGACCGCCGCGCTCAACGACGACGACAGCGCCCACCTGCTGGGGCTGATCCGCACCCTGCGCGAAGAAGGCATCACCTGCATCATCATCAGCCACAAGCTGAACGAGATCGCCGCGATCGCCGACTCCACCACGATCATCCGTGACGGCCAGACGATCAAGACCCTCGACATGCACGGCGCCGAGCCGGTCACCGAGGAAGAGATCATCCGCCTCATGGTCGGCCGCAGCCTCGACAACCGCTACCCCGACCACGTGTCGAACCCCGGCAGCGAGGTGCTGCGGCTGGAGAACTGGACGGTGCACTCGCCCCTCGATCCGAACCGGGTCGTGGTCGACGGCGCCGACATCTTCGTCCGCGCCGGCGAGATCGTGGGCATCGCCGGACTCATGGGCGCCGGACGCACCGAGCTGGCGATGAGCGTCTTCGGCAAGACCTACGGCTCGCGCATCTCCGGACAGATCTTCATCGACGGCAAGCCGGTGAAGATCAACAACGTCACCGACGCCATCAAGGCGGGCCTGGCGTACGCGTCCGAAGACCGCAAGCGCTACGGCCTCAACCTCATCGACGACATCAAGCACAACACCACCGCTGCCGCCCTGCGCAAGATCAGCCGCGGAGTCGGGGTCGTCAACCAGGCCGGTGAGTACAAGGTGGCCGAGGAATACCGCCGCAAGCTCAACACCAAGACGCCCACGGTGGACGCTGGTGTCGGCAAGCTCTCCGGCGGCAACCAGCAGAAGGTCGTGCTGGCCAAGTGGATGTTCACCGACCCCAAGGTGCTCATCCTCGACGAGCCCACCCGCGGCATCGACGTCGGCGCGAAGTACGAGATCTACGGGCACATCAACGCGCTGGCGGACGCCGGCAAGGGCGTGCTGGTGATCTCCTCCGAGCTGCCCGAACTGCTCGGAATCTGCGACCGCATCTACGCACTGTCCCAGGGCCGCATCACCGGTGAGGTGCCGCGCGCCGAAGCAACCCAAGAACGACTCATGCACTACATGACCATGGAGAAGGAGGCGGCTCGATGA
- a CDS encoding sugar ABC transporter substrate-binding protein, producing the protein MKGTKMTRKLTTAVAAVGVTALMFSTAACNSSRDGGSESSSGASGAAAKFDKSSLIGISMPTKSLERWNRDGAHLQDKLKSLGYTKTSLQYADNKTDQQSSQIQNMINQGAKIVVIAAIDGTALTPVLQTAATKGVKVIAYDRLINGSKNVDYYATFDNYKVGQLQGNFIKDKIGTNKVNLEPFAGSPDDNNAKFFFSGAWDVLSPLVKSGQITVPSGKAPKNNDDWKSIGIQGWTSDAAQTEMQNRLNSFYTGGKKVNVVLSPNDSLALGIAQALAAAGYKAGADYPVLTGQDADLANVKNIQAGKQSMTVWKDTRALGDQVAKMVDQIASGGKVDVNDEKTYDNGTKVVPTYLLAPVVVTKDDIKTKLVDSGFYKASELGM; encoded by the coding sequence ATGAAAGGGACCAAGATGACCCGGAAGTTGACCACGGCGGTTGCCGCGGTGGGCGTGACTGCCCTCATGTTCAGCACCGCTGCGTGCAACAGCAGCCGCGACGGCGGTTCGGAGAGCAGCTCGGGCGCCTCGGGCGCCGCAGCCAAGTTCGACAAGAGCTCGCTCATCGGCATCTCGATGCCGACCAAGAGCCTGGAGCGGTGGAACCGCGACGGCGCCCACCTGCAGGACAAGCTGAAGTCGCTGGGCTACACCAAGACCAGCCTGCAGTACGCCGACAACAAGACTGACCAGCAGAGCAGCCAGATCCAGAACATGATCAACCAGGGCGCCAAGATCGTGGTGATCGCCGCGATCGACGGCACCGCGCTCACCCCGGTGCTGCAGACCGCCGCCACCAAGGGCGTCAAGGTCATCGCGTACGACCGCCTGATCAACGGCAGCAAGAACGTCGACTACTACGCCACCTTCGACAACTACAAGGTCGGCCAGCTCCAGGGCAACTTCATCAAGGACAAGATCGGCACCAACAAGGTCAACCTCGAGCCCTTCGCCGGTTCTCCGGACGACAACAACGCCAAGTTCTTCTTCTCCGGTGCGTGGGACGTCCTCAGCCCGCTGGTGAAGTCGGGTCAGATCACCGTCCCGTCGGGCAAGGCGCCCAAGAACAACGATGACTGGAAGTCGATCGGTATCCAGGGCTGGACCTCCGACGCCGCCCAGACCGAGATGCAGAACCGTCTCAACTCCTTCTACACCGGTGGCAAGAAGGTCAACGTCGTCCTGTCGCCCAACGACTCGCTGGCGCTGGGCATCGCCCAGGCCCTGGCCGCCGCCGGTTACAAGGCCGGCGCCGACTACCCGGTGCTGACCGGTCAGGACGCCGACCTGGCCAACGTCAAGAACATCCAGGCCGGCAAGCAGTCGATGACGGTCTGGAAGGACACCCGCGCGCTGGGTGACCAGGTCGCCAAGATGGTCGACCAGATCGCCTCCGGCGGCAAGGTCGACGTCAACGACGAGAAGACCTACGACAACGGCACCAAGGTCGTCCCGACCTACCTGCTGGCGCCGGTCGTCGTCACCAAGGACGACATCAAGACCAAGTTGGTCGACTCGGGCTTCTACAAGGCCTCCGAACTGGGCATGTGA
- a CDS encoding ROK family protein gives MSRTVQVVPMGRRTPAAARQASLREHNLSLVLRAILEAPKPVTRAQLAAQLGLTRATISGLVDTFIEAGFVEELEPVIVKGAGRPGVPLTATTARVVAIGVEMQVDQVTVGVTDIGGRQIARETEYGNYRHSDPAEVVEAVHALATPIVESMRSKGATILGAGFSVPGLTRRGSGEIRFAPNLHWESVDLFHLVRSHPTWADTVCVLGNDADVSALAESWARAKVRGNPTTGQNFIYLAGEVGIGGAMVVQGRLLEGQHGWSGEIGHMCVDPSGPPCSCGARGCLEQYAGRDALFRGAGLALDDDISALLRALETSDKVALDAVRTAGQMLGLALANAINLMDVDRAVLGGFLEQLHPYLRRDIERELFSRVMAARWTPLQVEAGQLGRRASVIGAARLVLDQVIADPIAWVGNGA, from the coding sequence GTGTCACGAACTGTCCAGGTCGTCCCGATGGGACGCCGCACGCCCGCCGCCGCGCGTCAGGCGTCCCTGCGCGAACACAACCTGTCGCTCGTACTGCGTGCGATCCTCGAGGCCCCGAAACCGGTCACTCGCGCCCAACTGGCCGCGCAGTTGGGTCTCACCCGCGCCACGATCTCCGGGTTGGTCGACACCTTCATCGAGGCCGGATTCGTCGAAGAACTCGAGCCCGTGATCGTCAAGGGCGCCGGCCGGCCGGGCGTACCGCTGACCGCCACGACCGCCCGGGTCGTGGCCATCGGCGTGGAGATGCAGGTCGACCAGGTGACCGTCGGAGTCACTGACATCGGCGGGCGGCAGATCGCCCGCGAGACCGAGTACGGCAACTACCGCCACAGCGATCCGGCCGAGGTCGTCGAGGCCGTGCACGCCCTGGCCACGCCCATCGTGGAGAGCATGCGCAGCAAGGGCGCGACCATCCTGGGCGCGGGCTTCTCGGTGCCCGGACTCACCCGTCGGGGCAGCGGCGAGATCCGCTTCGCCCCCAACCTGCACTGGGAATCAGTCGACCTCTTCCACCTCGTGCGCAGCCACCCGACCTGGGCAGATACGGTCTGCGTGCTCGGCAATGACGCCGATGTGAGTGCTCTCGCGGAGTCGTGGGCGCGGGCGAAAGTACGCGGCAATCCCACCACCGGCCAGAACTTCATCTACCTCGCCGGCGAGGTCGGCATCGGTGGCGCGATGGTCGTCCAGGGCCGTTTGCTGGAGGGCCAGCACGGCTGGAGCGGCGAGATCGGGCACATGTGCGTCGACCCCTCGGGCCCACCCTGCTCGTGTGGCGCACGCGGCTGCCTGGAGCAGTACGCCGGACGCGATGCCCTCTTCCGGGGCGCGGGCCTCGCCCTCGACGACGACATCTCCGCACTCCTGCGAGCACTGGAAACCAGCGACAAGGTAGCCCTGGACGCGGTGCGCACCGCTGGCCAGATGCTCGGACTGGCGCTGGCGAATGCGATCAATCTGATGGACGTCGACCGCGCCGTGCTGGGCGGCTTCCTTGAGCAGTTGCACCCCTACCTGCGCCGCGACATCGAGCGCGAGCTCTTCTCCAGGGTGATGGCAGCACGCTGGACACCGCTGCAGGTGGAGGCCGGCCAACTGGGTCGGCGCGCGTCGGTGATCGGGGCCGCACGCCTGGTGCTCGACCAGGTGATCGCCGACCCGATCGCGTGGGTCGGCAACGGCGCCTGA
- the xylA gene encoding xylose isomerase, with product MVSKPTRDDKFSFGLWTVGWEARDQFGDATRPHLDPIEASRKLADLGAYGVTFHDDDLVPFGSSDTERERIIGDFKKMLDETGLVVPMVTTNTFSHPIFKDGAFTSNDRQVRRYGLRKVIRQVDLAAELGANVFVMWGGREGAEYDGSKDINAALDRYAEGIDTVAAYIKDKGYDLRIAIEPKPNEPRGDILLPTVGHALGFIAKLENGDIVGLNPETGHEQMAGLNYTSGIAQALWQEKLFHIDLNGQRSIKYDQDLVFGHGDLLSAFFTVDLVENGFPNGGPKYDGPRHFDYKPSRTEGVDGVWESAEANMATYLLLKERAVAYRADPEVQAAWEASGIRELAQPTLGEGETLDDLLADLSVFEDADADALGERHYAFVKLNQLAVEHALGAR from the coding sequence ATGGTCAGTAAGCCAACTCGTGATGACAAGTTCTCCTTCGGGCTGTGGACCGTGGGCTGGGAGGCTCGTGACCAGTTCGGTGACGCTACCCGTCCGCACCTCGACCCGATCGAGGCGTCCCGCAAGCTCGCCGACCTCGGCGCCTACGGCGTGACCTTCCACGACGACGACCTCGTGCCCTTCGGCAGCAGCGACACCGAGCGCGAGCGCATCATCGGCGACTTCAAGAAGATGCTGGACGAGACGGGCCTGGTGGTGCCGATGGTGACTACCAACACCTTCAGCCACCCGATCTTCAAGGACGGCGCCTTCACCAGCAACGACCGCCAGGTGCGCCGTTACGGCCTGCGCAAGGTCATCCGCCAGGTTGACCTTGCCGCCGAGCTCGGCGCCAATGTCTTCGTCATGTGGGGCGGCCGCGAGGGTGCGGAGTACGACGGTTCGAAGGACATCAACGCAGCCCTCGACCGCTACGCCGAGGGCATCGACACCGTGGCCGCCTACATCAAGGACAAGGGCTACGACCTGCGCATCGCGATCGAGCCCAAGCCCAACGAGCCCCGCGGCGACATCCTCCTACCGACGGTAGGCCACGCGCTCGGCTTCATCGCCAAGCTCGAGAACGGCGACATCGTCGGCCTCAACCCCGAGACGGGCCACGAGCAGATGGCTGGCCTGAACTACACCTCCGGCATCGCGCAGGCGCTCTGGCAGGAGAAGCTCTTCCACATCGACCTCAACGGTCAGCGCTCGATCAAGTACGACCAAGACCTCGTCTTCGGTCACGGCGACCTGCTCTCGGCCTTCTTCACCGTCGACCTGGTGGAGAACGGCTTCCCCAACGGCGGACCGAAGTACGACGGTCCTCGTCACTTCGACTACAAGCCTTCGCGCACCGAGGGTGTCGACGGTGTGTGGGAGTCGGCCGAGGCCAACATGGCCACCTACCTGCTGCTCAAGGAGCGCGCCGTTGCCTACCGCGCCGACCCCGAGGTGCAGGCCGCGTGGGAAGCCAGCGGCATTCGCGAACTCGCACAGCCGACCCTTGGTGAGGGAGAGACGCTGGACGACCTGCTGGCCGACCTGTCGGTCTTCGAGGACGCCGACGCCGACGCTCTCGGCGAGCGTCACTACGCGTTTGTGAAGCTCAACCAGTTGGCCGTCGAGCACGCTCTCGGCGCACGCTGA
- the xylB gene encoding xylulokinase encodes MATLVAGIDSSTQSCKVLICDAETGAIVREGRAKHPDGTQVDPAHWWSALQEAIDAAGGLDDVAAVSVGGQQHGMVVLDSAGEVIRPAMLWNDTSSADAAATLVEELGAQAWAEAVGTVPVASLTVAKLRWLADHEPQNAARVAAVCLPHDWLSWKLAGATDLEALFTDRSDVSGTGYWSPATGDYRRDLVQQALGHDVVLPRVLAPNESGGALAYGNSTAVIGPGAGDNAAAALGLGMTPGDVAVSIGTSGVVSAISQNVAADSSGSVAGFADATGEFLPLAVTLNAARVLDAAAKMLRVDHARLAELALEAPRGCDGLVLVPYLEGERTPNKPHSTGAVHGLTLQTSTPAHFARAAVEGMLLALADGLDAMVAEGTVAQRISLIGGGSKSEAVRRIAPSVFGLDIVVPREGEYVALGAARQAAWVLSGEDQPPVWPLDGTQIYAATDEDLAATEVLRKQYARARDLTLDRP; translated from the coding sequence ATGGCCACACTGGTTGCCGGCATCGATTCGTCCACCCAGTCCTGCAAGGTGTTGATCTGCGACGCCGAGACCGGCGCGATCGTGCGCGAGGGCCGGGCCAAGCATCCCGACGGCACCCAGGTCGATCCGGCGCACTGGTGGTCAGCCCTGCAAGAGGCGATCGACGCCGCCGGTGGCCTGGACGACGTCGCGGCGGTGAGTGTCGGTGGTCAACAGCACGGAATGGTCGTGCTCGACTCCGCCGGCGAGGTGATCCGTCCGGCGATGCTGTGGAACGACACCAGCTCGGCGGACGCCGCCGCCACCCTGGTGGAGGAACTGGGTGCGCAGGCATGGGCCGAAGCCGTGGGGACCGTGCCGGTCGCCTCGCTGACTGTGGCCAAGCTGCGGTGGCTGGCCGACCACGAACCCCAGAACGCTGCTCGCGTCGCTGCCGTCTGCCTGCCGCACGACTGGCTGAGCTGGAAGCTCGCCGGAGCGACCGATCTGGAAGCGCTGTTCACCGACCGGTCGGACGTCTCGGGCACCGGCTACTGGTCGCCGGCCACCGGTGACTACCGCCGCGACCTGGTGCAGCAGGCACTCGGGCACGACGTCGTGCTGCCCCGTGTGCTTGCACCTAACGAATCGGGCGGCGCCCTCGCGTACGGCAATTCGACCGCCGTGATCGGCCCAGGCGCAGGCGACAATGCGGCCGCCGCCCTGGGTCTGGGCATGACACCCGGTGATGTCGCCGTCTCCATCGGCACCTCCGGCGTCGTGTCGGCAATCAGCCAGAACGTGGCGGCAGACTCCTCGGGTTCGGTGGCGGGTTTCGCCGATGCCACCGGAGAGTTCCTGCCGCTGGCCGTCACGCTCAACGCCGCACGAGTGCTCGACGCCGCTGCCAAGATGCTCCGTGTCGACCACGCGCGTCTGGCCGAACTCGCCCTCGAAGCACCCCGCGGATGCGACGGCCTCGTCCTGGTGCCTTACCTGGAGGGGGAGCGCACGCCCAACAAGCCGCACTCCACCGGTGCGGTGCACGGGCTGACTCTGCAGACGTCCACCCCCGCTCATTTCGCCCGGGCCGCCGTCGAAGGCATGCTGCTCGCGCTCGCCGACGGACTCGACGCGATGGTCGCCGAAGGCACTGTGGCGCAGCGGATTTCGCTGATCGGGGGCGGATCGAAGTCGGAGGCGGTACGTCGGATCGCCCCGTCGGTCTTCGGCCTCGACATTGTGGTGCCCCGCGAGGGGGAGTACGTCGCACTCGGCGCGGCCCGCCAAGCGGCATGGGTCTTGTCCGGAGAAGACCAGCCGCCGGTCTGGCCACTGGACGGAACGCAGATCTACGCGGCCACGGACGAGGATCTGGCTGCCACCGAAGTCCTGCGCAAGCAGTACGCCCGGGCCCGCGATCTGACGCTCGACCGCCCCTGA
- a CDS encoding 4a-hydroxytetrahydrobiopterin dehydratase, whose protein sequence is MADPRKKLSFDEVRASQLGDWRQVAGVIKAKFATGDFATGLKLVDQIGAAAEEADHHPDLSLTYSQVLVSLSSHDVDGITSRDIALAQRISEFAKDLGVPAEPEGIALVELGLDTHDGQRLGPFYAALLGAEAEDGDVVDASGQAPPIWWQGPADPSDGNTRPELPEQAFEQRWHLDVWVPHDEAEARVKAALDAGGVLVSDDAAPSFWVLEDADGNRSCICTSSGR, encoded by the coding sequence ATGGCCGATCCACGCAAGAAGTTGAGCTTCGACGAAGTCCGCGCGTCGCAGTTGGGCGACTGGCGCCAGGTGGCCGGCGTCATCAAAGCCAAGTTTGCGACCGGAGACTTCGCGACCGGGTTGAAACTCGTCGATCAGATCGGTGCCGCCGCCGAAGAGGCCGACCACCATCCCGATCTGAGTCTCACCTATTCGCAGGTGCTGGTCAGCCTGAGCAGTCACGACGTCGACGGCATCACCAGTCGCGACATCGCACTCGCCCAGCGCATCAGCGAGTTTGCGAAAGACCTCGGAGTCCCCGCCGAACCGGAAGGCATCGCCTTGGTCGAACTCGGTCTCGACACACATGACGGTCAACGGCTCGGCCCGTTCTATGCGGCGCTGCTCGGCGCCGAGGCAGAGGACGGCGACGTGGTTGACGCGTCGGGTCAGGCTCCGCCGATCTGGTGGCAAGGTCCGGCTGATCCGTCCGACGGCAACACCAGGCCCGAACTGCCGGAGCAGGCTTTCGAGCAGCGCTGGCACCTGGACGTCTGGGTGCCGCATGACGAAGCAGAGGCGCGGGTCAAGGCCGCGCTGGACGCCGGTGGCGTGCTGGTGAGCGACGACGCGGCTCCGTCGTTCTGGGTGCTCGAGGACGCCGACGGCAACCGCTCGTGCATCTGCACCTCGTCGGGGCGCTGA
- a CDS encoding DUF3253 domain-containing protein, with amino-acid sequence MSEPERTPDGHHIVVGGRRWRATDPAIPQKLRVELVEELMRARREVRTQGDEARHLVSDAKHALGERGEPWWEPATEHGRRHRLAATIRALLRHRDGSTICPSDAAKAVGGEGWRDLMDLAREVAAQLVEAGEVEVQQKGKRVDPAGARGPIRLAPGEDLQR; translated from the coding sequence GTGAGCGAACCCGAGCGCACTCCCGACGGTCATCACATCGTTGTCGGCGGGCGACGTTGGCGCGCCACCGACCCGGCGATCCCGCAGAAGTTGCGCGTCGAGCTGGTCGAGGAGTTGATGCGCGCCCGGCGAGAGGTGCGCACGCAGGGGGACGAGGCGAGGCACTTGGTCTCGGACGCCAAACATGCCCTGGGTGAGCGCGGCGAGCCGTGGTGGGAGCCCGCAACCGAGCACGGCCGTCGCCACCGGTTGGCCGCGACGATTCGGGCATTGCTGCGGCACCGCGACGGATCGACCATCTGCCCGAGCGACGCTGCAAAGGCGGTCGGTGGCGAAGGCTGGCGCGACCTGATGGACCTCGCGAGGGAAGTCGCCGCACAACTGGTCGAGGCGGGCGAGGTGGAGGTGCAGCAGAAGGGGAAGCGGGTCGACCCGGCGGGAGCAAGAGGACCGATCCGGCTGGCTCCGGGTGAGGACCTCCAGCGATAA
- a CDS encoding helix-turn-helix transcriptional regulator codes for MDRDDLVRLRQAKDRMDREYAGPLDVPSLAADALMSVGHFQRAFKKTFGETPYSYLMTRRVERAQALLRIGELSVTDVCMAVGATSLGSFSAKFTELVGETPSHYRARSHETLVGVPGCIAKQVTRPRK; via the coding sequence GTGGATCGCGACGATCTGGTGCGGCTGCGGCAGGCCAAGGACCGAATGGATCGGGAGTACGCCGGGCCGCTCGATGTGCCGTCGCTGGCAGCGGACGCGCTGATGTCGGTCGGTCACTTCCAGCGCGCGTTCAAGAAGACCTTCGGGGAGACGCCGTACTCCTATTTGATGACCCGCCGGGTCGAACGCGCTCAGGCGCTGCTGCGCATCGGTGAACTCAGCGTCACCGACGTCTGCATGGCGGTGGGCGCGACCTCGCTGGGGTCTTTCAGCGCGAAATTCACCGAACTGGTGGGGGAGACGCCCTCGCACTACCGGGCGCGTTCACACGAAACCCTGGTGGGCGTCCCGGGCTGTATTGCCAAGCAGGTGACGCGTCCGCGCAAGTGA
- a CDS encoding VOC family protein — MNNTALASLTLANCFVYVDDPEQALAFYRDTLGLTVKTDVTNGDYRWLTVVTPSQPELEITIQQTAAMPASDEDKKVLADLVAKGVAGALIFTVDDVDAVFEHVRASGAEVLQEPADQFYGVRDCAFRDPAGNMVRINQNLPQA; from the coding sequence ATGAACAACACAGCACTCGCATCCCTGACCCTCGCCAACTGCTTTGTCTATGTCGACGACCCCGAGCAGGCGCTCGCGTTCTACCGCGACACGCTCGGACTGACCGTCAAGACCGACGTGACCAACGGCGACTACCGCTGGCTCACCGTGGTGACGCCCAGCCAGCCCGAACTCGAGATCACCATCCAGCAAACTGCAGCCATGCCCGCCTCGGACGAAGACAAGAAGGTGCTCGCCGATCTGGTCGCCAAGGGTGTCGCGGGCGCGCTGATCTTCACGGTGGACGATGTCGACGCGGTCTTCGAGCACGTCCGCGCCTCGGGCGCCGAGGTCTTGCAGGAGCCGGCCGACCAGTTCTACGGCGTGCGCGACTGCGCTTTCCGTGACCCGGCCGGCAACATGGTGCGGATCAACCAGAACCTCCCACAGGCTTGA